The proteins below come from a single Alligator mississippiensis isolate rAllMis1 chromosome 2, rAllMis1, whole genome shotgun sequence genomic window:
- the RNH1 gene encoding ribonuclease inhibitor isoform X3, which yields MQSSIEMWDQRQKPFNTGLTSTLKMDPDIQCEELTGSRWTELVSSMKNSKTIRLDDCSLSRSHCEDLCSVLSTNQSLKELKLSNNELKDEGVEVLCKGLLTPSCNLELLWLQNCSLTGACCESLRSVLSKKPSLTELHLGDNKLETAGGKVLCKGLLDSNCKIRNLTLSYCELTKDNAELLTSVLHAKPTLKELNLSNNELGDAAIKQLCRGLMDSNCNLELLHLENCGVTAESCADLSNVLRTKPSLIDLAVGDNKFGDAGLALLCQGLLHPNCKVQKLWLWECDLTAASCKDLSNLIRTKESLIEMSLITNSLGDAGMDLLCQGLKDPKCKLQSLWLRECGLTSACCESIRSVLSANTSLKELQIGSNKLEDEGVKLICEGLRQPSCNIESIWLGDSDATAGCCDSIAAVISTKQCLREIDLSNNMLEDAGVRKLYEAVKSPNCKLKHLVLYDIYWSSEVDDELQALEESKPGLKIIS from the exons ATGCAATCCAGCATTGAAATGTGGGATCAGAGGCAGAAACCTTTCAACACAG GTCTGACATCAACACTGAAAATGGACCCTGATATCCAGTGTGAAGAGCTGACTGGATCCAGATGGACTGAACTTGTTTCTTCCATGAAAAATAGCAAAACCATCAG GCTGGATGactgcagtctctccaggagCCATTGTGAAGATCTTTGCTCTGTGCTCAGTACTAACCAGTCTCTGAAAGAGTTGAAGCTGAGTAACAATGAGCTCAAGGATGAGGGTGTGGAAGTACTGTGTAAAGGACTGCTGACACCAAGCTGTAACTTGGAGTTGCTATG GCTGCAGAACTGCAGCCTAACAGGTGCTTGCTGTGAGAGTCTCCGCTCTGTTCTCAGCAAGAAACCGTCTCTGACAGAACTGCACTTAGGTGACAACAAGCTAGAAACCGCAGGAGGAAAAGTGCTCTGCAAAGGGTTGCTGGATTCTAACTGTAAGATACGGAATCTCAC ACTGAGCTATTGTGAGCTCACAAAGGACAATGCAGAGCTGCTTACATCTGTTCTGCATGCCAAGCCGACCCTGAAAGAGTTGAATTTAAGTAACAATGAATTGGGAGATGCTGCAATAAAACAGCTGTGCCGGGGACTGATGGATTCAAACTGTAACTTAGAGTTACTACA TCTGGAAAACTGTGGTGTGACAGCTGAGAGCTGTGCAGATCTGAGCAACGTTCTCCGTACAAAGCCATCCCTGATAGATCTGGCTGTGGGAGACAACAAGTTTGGAGATGCAGGCCTAGCTCTGCTGTGCCAAGGGCTACTGCATCCTAACTGCAAAGTACAGAAGCTGTG GTTATGGGAATGTGATCTCACAGCTGCTAGTTGTAAAGATCTCTCCAATCTCATCAGGACAAAAGAGTCCCTCATAGAAATGAGTCTGATAACAAATAGTTTGGGAGATGCAGGAATGGATCTGCTGTGCCAAGGACTGAAAGACCCAAAATGCAAACTCCAGTCATTATG GCTAAGGgagtgtggcctcaccagtgcctgttGTGAAAGTATTCGCTCCGTTCTCAGCGCAAACACGTCCTTGAAAGAGCTGCAGATAGGTTCAAACAAGCTAGAAGATGAAGGAGTGAAACTGATTTGTGAGGGACTGCGGCAACCCAGCTGTAACATAGAGTCTATATG GCTGGGGGACAGTGATGCCACAGCTGGTTGTTGTGACAGTATCGCTGCTGTCATCAGTACCAAACAGTGCCTAAGAGAGATTGACCTGAGCAACAACATGCTGGAGGATGCGGGTGTGAGAAAGCTATATGAAGCAGTGAAAAGCCCCAACTGCAAACTGAAGCATCTAGT GTTGTATGACATCTACTGGAGTTCTGAAGTAGATGATGAACTGCAGGCCCTGGAGGAATCCAAGCCTGGTTTGAAGATAATTTCCTGA
- the RNH1 gene encoding ribonuclease inhibitor isoform X2 → MGARLILAFRVRSSLCFWIRKRGLTSTLKMDPDIQCEELTGSRWTELVSSMKNSKTIRLDDCSLSRSHCEDLCSVLSTNQSLKELKLSNNELKDEGVEVLCKGLLTPSCNLELLWLQNCSLTGACCESLRSVLSKKPSLTELHLGDNKLETAGGKVLCKGLLDSNCKIRNLTLSYCELTKDNAELLTSVLHAKPTLKELNLSNNELGDAAIKQLCRGLMDSNCNLELLHLENCGVTAESCADLSNVLRTKPSLIDLAVGDNKFGDAGLALLCQGLLHPNCKVQKLWLWECDLTAASCKDLSNLIRTKESLIEMSLITNSLGDAGMDLLCQGLKDPKCKLQSLWLRECGLTSACCESIRSVLSANTSLKELQIGSNKLEDEGVKLICEGLRQPSCNIESIWLGDSDATAGCCDSIAAVISTKQCLREIDLSNNMLEDAGVRKLYEAVKSPNCKLKHLVLYDIYWSSEVDDELQALEESKPGLKIIS, encoded by the exons GTCTGACATCAACACTGAAAATGGACCCTGATATCCAGTGTGAAGAGCTGACTGGATCCAGATGGACTGAACTTGTTTCTTCCATGAAAAATAGCAAAACCATCAG GCTGGATGactgcagtctctccaggagCCATTGTGAAGATCTTTGCTCTGTGCTCAGTACTAACCAGTCTCTGAAAGAGTTGAAGCTGAGTAACAATGAGCTCAAGGATGAGGGTGTGGAAGTACTGTGTAAAGGACTGCTGACACCAAGCTGTAACTTGGAGTTGCTATG GCTGCAGAACTGCAGCCTAACAGGTGCTTGCTGTGAGAGTCTCCGCTCTGTTCTCAGCAAGAAACCGTCTCTGACAGAACTGCACTTAGGTGACAACAAGCTAGAAACCGCAGGAGGAAAAGTGCTCTGCAAAGGGTTGCTGGATTCTAACTGTAAGATACGGAATCTCAC ACTGAGCTATTGTGAGCTCACAAAGGACAATGCAGAGCTGCTTACATCTGTTCTGCATGCCAAGCCGACCCTGAAAGAGTTGAATTTAAGTAACAATGAATTGGGAGATGCTGCAATAAAACAGCTGTGCCGGGGACTGATGGATTCAAACTGTAACTTAGAGTTACTACA TCTGGAAAACTGTGGTGTGACAGCTGAGAGCTGTGCAGATCTGAGCAACGTTCTCCGTACAAAGCCATCCCTGATAGATCTGGCTGTGGGAGACAACAAGTTTGGAGATGCAGGCCTAGCTCTGCTGTGCCAAGGGCTACTGCATCCTAACTGCAAAGTACAGAAGCTGTG GTTATGGGAATGTGATCTCACAGCTGCTAGTTGTAAAGATCTCTCCAATCTCATCAGGACAAAAGAGTCCCTCATAGAAATGAGTCTGATAACAAATAGTTTGGGAGATGCAGGAATGGATCTGCTGTGCCAAGGACTGAAAGACCCAAAATGCAAACTCCAGTCATTATG GCTAAGGgagtgtggcctcaccagtgcctgttGTGAAAGTATTCGCTCCGTTCTCAGCGCAAACACGTCCTTGAAAGAGCTGCAGATAGGTTCAAACAAGCTAGAAGATGAAGGAGTGAAACTGATTTGTGAGGGACTGCGGCAACCCAGCTGTAACATAGAGTCTATATG GCTGGGGGACAGTGATGCCACAGCTGGTTGTTGTGACAGTATCGCTGCTGTCATCAGTACCAAACAGTGCCTAAGAGAGATTGACCTGAGCAACAACATGCTGGAGGATGCGGGTGTGAGAAAGCTATATGAAGCAGTGAAAAGCCCCAACTGCAAACTGAAGCATCTAGT GTTGTATGACATCTACTGGAGTTCTGAAGTAGATGATGAACTGCAGGCCCTGGAGGAATCCAAGCCTGGTTTGAAGATAATTTCCTGA
- the RNH1 gene encoding ribonuclease inhibitor isoform X4, with amino-acid sequence MDPDIQCEELTGSRWTELVSSMKNSKTIRLDDCSLSRSHCEDLCSVLSTNQSLKELKLSNNELKDEGVEVLCKGLLTPSCNLELLWLQNCSLTGACCESLRSVLSKKPSLTELHLGDNKLETAGGKVLCKGLLDSNCKIRNLTLSYCELTKDNAELLTSVLHAKPTLKELNLSNNELGDAAIKQLCRGLMDSNCNLELLHLENCGVTAESCADLSNVLRTKPSLIDLAVGDNKFGDAGLALLCQGLLHPNCKVQKLWLWECDLTAASCKDLSNLIRTKESLIEMSLITNSLGDAGMDLLCQGLKDPKCKLQSLWLRECGLTSACCESIRSVLSANTSLKELQIGSNKLEDEGVKLICEGLRQPSCNIESIWLGDSDATAGCCDSIAAVISTKQCLREIDLSNNMLEDAGVRKLYEAVKSPNCKLKHLVLYDIYWSSEVDDELQALEESKPGLKIIS; translated from the exons ATGGACCCTGATATCCAGTGTGAAGAGCTGACTGGATCCAGATGGACTGAACTTGTTTCTTCCATGAAAAATAGCAAAACCATCAG GCTGGATGactgcagtctctccaggagCCATTGTGAAGATCTTTGCTCTGTGCTCAGTACTAACCAGTCTCTGAAAGAGTTGAAGCTGAGTAACAATGAGCTCAAGGATGAGGGTGTGGAAGTACTGTGTAAAGGACTGCTGACACCAAGCTGTAACTTGGAGTTGCTATG GCTGCAGAACTGCAGCCTAACAGGTGCTTGCTGTGAGAGTCTCCGCTCTGTTCTCAGCAAGAAACCGTCTCTGACAGAACTGCACTTAGGTGACAACAAGCTAGAAACCGCAGGAGGAAAAGTGCTCTGCAAAGGGTTGCTGGATTCTAACTGTAAGATACGGAATCTCAC ACTGAGCTATTGTGAGCTCACAAAGGACAATGCAGAGCTGCTTACATCTGTTCTGCATGCCAAGCCGACCCTGAAAGAGTTGAATTTAAGTAACAATGAATTGGGAGATGCTGCAATAAAACAGCTGTGCCGGGGACTGATGGATTCAAACTGTAACTTAGAGTTACTACA TCTGGAAAACTGTGGTGTGACAGCTGAGAGCTGTGCAGATCTGAGCAACGTTCTCCGTACAAAGCCATCCCTGATAGATCTGGCTGTGGGAGACAACAAGTTTGGAGATGCAGGCCTAGCTCTGCTGTGCCAAGGGCTACTGCATCCTAACTGCAAAGTACAGAAGCTGTG GTTATGGGAATGTGATCTCACAGCTGCTAGTTGTAAAGATCTCTCCAATCTCATCAGGACAAAAGAGTCCCTCATAGAAATGAGTCTGATAACAAATAGTTTGGGAGATGCAGGAATGGATCTGCTGTGCCAAGGACTGAAAGACCCAAAATGCAAACTCCAGTCATTATG GCTAAGGgagtgtggcctcaccagtgcctgttGTGAAAGTATTCGCTCCGTTCTCAGCGCAAACACGTCCTTGAAAGAGCTGCAGATAGGTTCAAACAAGCTAGAAGATGAAGGAGTGAAACTGATTTGTGAGGGACTGCGGCAACCCAGCTGTAACATAGAGTCTATATG GCTGGGGGACAGTGATGCCACAGCTGGTTGTTGTGACAGTATCGCTGCTGTCATCAGTACCAAACAGTGCCTAAGAGAGATTGACCTGAGCAACAACATGCTGGAGGATGCGGGTGTGAGAAAGCTATATGAAGCAGTGAAAAGCCCCAACTGCAAACTGAAGCATCTAGT GTTGTATGACATCTACTGGAGTTCTGAAGTAGATGATGAACTGCAGGCCCTGGAGGAATCCAAGCCTGGTTTGAAGATAATTTCCTGA
- the RNH1 gene encoding ribonuclease inhibitor isoform X1 produces MQIEAVISLAKAPARQLGGRFGRRWRSLAVRSSAGYPGLTSTLKMDPDIQCEELTGSRWTELVSSMKNSKTIRLDDCSLSRSHCEDLCSVLSTNQSLKELKLSNNELKDEGVEVLCKGLLTPSCNLELLWLQNCSLTGACCESLRSVLSKKPSLTELHLGDNKLETAGGKVLCKGLLDSNCKIRNLTLSYCELTKDNAELLTSVLHAKPTLKELNLSNNELGDAAIKQLCRGLMDSNCNLELLHLENCGVTAESCADLSNVLRTKPSLIDLAVGDNKFGDAGLALLCQGLLHPNCKVQKLWLWECDLTAASCKDLSNLIRTKESLIEMSLITNSLGDAGMDLLCQGLKDPKCKLQSLWLRECGLTSACCESIRSVLSANTSLKELQIGSNKLEDEGVKLICEGLRQPSCNIESIWLGDSDATAGCCDSIAAVISTKQCLREIDLSNNMLEDAGVRKLYEAVKSPNCKLKHLVLYDIYWSSEVDDELQALEESKPGLKIIS; encoded by the exons aTGCAAATCGAGGCGGTGATCTCCCTGGCTAAGGCGCCGGCGCGGCAGCTCGGGGGCAGGTTCGGAAGGCGGTGGCGGAGCTTGGCTGTGCGGAGTTCTGCGGGATATCCTG GTCTGACATCAACACTGAAAATGGACCCTGATATCCAGTGTGAAGAGCTGACTGGATCCAGATGGACTGAACTTGTTTCTTCCATGAAAAATAGCAAAACCATCAG GCTGGATGactgcagtctctccaggagCCATTGTGAAGATCTTTGCTCTGTGCTCAGTACTAACCAGTCTCTGAAAGAGTTGAAGCTGAGTAACAATGAGCTCAAGGATGAGGGTGTGGAAGTACTGTGTAAAGGACTGCTGACACCAAGCTGTAACTTGGAGTTGCTATG GCTGCAGAACTGCAGCCTAACAGGTGCTTGCTGTGAGAGTCTCCGCTCTGTTCTCAGCAAGAAACCGTCTCTGACAGAACTGCACTTAGGTGACAACAAGCTAGAAACCGCAGGAGGAAAAGTGCTCTGCAAAGGGTTGCTGGATTCTAACTGTAAGATACGGAATCTCAC ACTGAGCTATTGTGAGCTCACAAAGGACAATGCAGAGCTGCTTACATCTGTTCTGCATGCCAAGCCGACCCTGAAAGAGTTGAATTTAAGTAACAATGAATTGGGAGATGCTGCAATAAAACAGCTGTGCCGGGGACTGATGGATTCAAACTGTAACTTAGAGTTACTACA TCTGGAAAACTGTGGTGTGACAGCTGAGAGCTGTGCAGATCTGAGCAACGTTCTCCGTACAAAGCCATCCCTGATAGATCTGGCTGTGGGAGACAACAAGTTTGGAGATGCAGGCCTAGCTCTGCTGTGCCAAGGGCTACTGCATCCTAACTGCAAAGTACAGAAGCTGTG GTTATGGGAATGTGATCTCACAGCTGCTAGTTGTAAAGATCTCTCCAATCTCATCAGGACAAAAGAGTCCCTCATAGAAATGAGTCTGATAACAAATAGTTTGGGAGATGCAGGAATGGATCTGCTGTGCCAAGGACTGAAAGACCCAAAATGCAAACTCCAGTCATTATG GCTAAGGgagtgtggcctcaccagtgcctgttGTGAAAGTATTCGCTCCGTTCTCAGCGCAAACACGTCCTTGAAAGAGCTGCAGATAGGTTCAAACAAGCTAGAAGATGAAGGAGTGAAACTGATTTGTGAGGGACTGCGGCAACCCAGCTGTAACATAGAGTCTATATG GCTGGGGGACAGTGATGCCACAGCTGGTTGTTGTGACAGTATCGCTGCTGTCATCAGTACCAAACAGTGCCTAAGAGAGATTGACCTGAGCAACAACATGCTGGAGGATGCGGGTGTGAGAAAGCTATATGAAGCAGTGAAAAGCCCCAACTGCAAACTGAAGCATCTAGT GTTGTATGACATCTACTGGAGTTCTGAAGTAGATGATGAACTGCAGGCCCTGGAGGAATCCAAGCCTGGTTTGAAGATAATTTCCTGA